GCCGATGCGCGCGTGCACGCGCATCGACAGCTCGAGCACGTCGTACTTGACGGTCAGGTCGGCGAGCTCCGTGATCACCCCGGGCACGGATGCCTCGAGCTCGTCGAGTCGGCCCCGGTTCGAGCCGACCGCGATGACCCGCGCCCCGTCGGCGAGCAGCGCCTTCGCGACCGCGCGCCCCGAGGCACTCGTCGCGCCCGCGATCAGTACCGTGCGTCCGTCCGTGCTCACGTGCGTCTCCCCTCGCCTGGCGGCCTCGCCCCTACGAGACTGCCGCATCGTCGCCGGGCGGTGCCAGTCCCCTGATCAGGCGTCGGGGGTCGCGCCGGTGATGCCCACGGTCGAGGCGATCACGTCGCGCATCTTCTTCTCGAGCGCCTCGTAGAACATCGACAGCGGGAACTCGTCGTCCATGACCAGGTCGGTGTAGCCGCGCGGCGCGCCCGCGAGCACCTCGTCGGGCAGTCCGCGCGCCCACTGCGAGGCCGGGTTCGGCTCGAGCACGCCCGAGACGAGCTCGTAGGCGGCGAGCCAGTGCGCGGTCTTCGGCCGGTCGATCGAGCGCCAGTACAGCTCGTCGATCGCGTCGCCGAGCGCGACGACCGCGTCGGGCACGCCCTCCCAGTCGAACGCGAGCTTCGTGTCGGTCCAGTGCAGCACGCCGCGCTGGTGCAGCCACGCGAACAGCAACTGCCCGCCGAGGCCGTCGTAGTTGCGCACGCGCGTGCCGGTGATCGCGAAGCGGAAGATGCGGTCGAAGATCACCGCGTACTGCACGAGGCGGGCGAGGTCGAGCACGTACGCCTCGACGTCGGAGAGCGGCTCGGCAGCGGCATCCGCCGCCCTCGCCTCGAGCCGGCGCTGGATGCGCACCGACTCGCGGAACGCGGTCATGTCGCAGCGCAGCTCCTCGAGCGAGTAGAGGAAGAACGGCATGCGCTGCTTGATCATGAACGGGTCGAAGGGCAGGTCGCCGCGCATGTGCGTGCGGTCGTGGATGAGGTCCCACATCACGAACACGCGCTCGGTGAGGCGCTGGTCGTCGAGCATGCGCGCGGCGTCGGCGGGCAGGTCGAGCTTCGTGATGTCGGCGGCGGCGCGCACGACGCGGCGGTAGCGGGCGGCCTCGCGGTCCTGGAAGATCGCGCCCCACGTGAACGGCGGGATCTCGCGCATCGCGACCGTCTCGGGGAACAGCACGGCCGAGTTCGTGTCGTAGCCGGGCGTGAAGTCGACCAGGCGCAGGCTCACGAACAGGGCGTTGCCGTAGTCGGATGCCTCGAGGTGCGCGATCGACTCGGGCCAGATCGTCTCGACGACGAGCGCCTCGAGGTGCCGATCGGCCGAGCCGTTCTGGGTGAGCATCGGGAAGACGACGAGGTGGCGCAGCCCGTCGATGCGGTGACGCTGCGGCTGGAACGCGACGAGCGCCTCGAGGAAGTCGGGCACGCCGAGCCCCTCGTCGCGCCAGCGGCGCAGGTCGCGCGGCAGCTGGGCGAGGTAGTCGGCGTCGTGCGGGAAGCGCGGGGCGAGGGCGTCGACGGCGGCTGCGACGCGGTCGATGAGGGCGGATGCCGCGGGGTGGTCGCCCTCCTCGGGGACGGAGCCGTCCTTCGCCTGGAGCGCCTGGAGGGCCGTGGCCGCCTGCTTCAGGTCGAGCCAGGCCGGGTCGTGCTCGACGCCGTGCGCGAGGGCGATGGCGTCGGCCGGGCTGGGCGCGTCGGCGGTGTCGATGCGGGGGTCGAGCTGGGTCTGCGACACGGGTGCCTCCGATCTCGCGGCCGTCGTCGGCCATGGTGCGTGGCGGCGGAATCGCCGCTTGCAGCAAGGCTAGGCGCAAGATCGCGGCGATTGGTTGCGACCTGACGCACGTATCCTGCGCGTGCGCGGACGGGTGCGGTGAGGATCGCGGGCCCGCGCAGCATTGCGCAGTTCGGCGTTCGGGCGGTCGGCGCCCGTGCTCCGGGCTGGGGGCGTGCGCACTCACAGCGGACGCCGGTGCGAGGCATAGCTCGCGCATGGGATCGCTGCCTACCGTGGCCGCAACATTCCCCGAGAGAGCCGAGGTTCCCGCATGTCCGCCACCCCCGCACGCCCCGTGTCCCCCGCCAAGCTCGCGCTGCCGCTGGTCGGCCTGGCCGGCTCGATCGCCGCGCTGGCGTACGGCGCGCT
This portion of the Agromyces rhizosphaerae genome encodes:
- a CDS encoding DUF6421 family protein, which produces MDTADAPSPADAIALAHGVEHDPAWLDLKQAATALQALQAKDGSVPEEGDHPAASALIDRVAAAVDALAPRFPHDADYLAQLPRDLRRWRDEGLGVPDFLEALVAFQPQRHRIDGLRHLVVFPMLTQNGSADRHLEALVVETIWPESIAHLEASDYGNALFVSLRLVDFTPGYDTNSAVLFPETVAMREIPPFTWGAIFQDREAARYRRVVRAAADITKLDLPADAARMLDDQRLTERVFVMWDLIHDRTHMRGDLPFDPFMIKQRMPFFLYSLEELRCDMTAFRESVRIQRRLEARAADAAAEPLSDVEAYVLDLARLVQYAVIFDRIFRFAITGTRVRNYDGLGGQLLFAWLHQRGVLHWTDTKLAFDWEGVPDAVVALGDAIDELYWRSIDRPKTAHWLAAYELVSGVLEPNPASQWARGLPDEVLAGAPRGYTDLVMDDEFPLSMFYEALEKKMRDVIASTVGITGATPDA